TGTCgctcatattaaaaataaaataaaaaatgttaaaaaaaacttttaaaaaattaagtttttagttccccccccccctccccttttttttaattaaacaagaaaCTATAATGAAGAATTACACGTGTGAACGTCAGAATGATCATGTTGGAGCAACCCTCCCACGGGTGGTTCTCCCCTCCTCACGCGACAAATGCGCGTCGACTTCACGCCTTCCTAGAGTTCCCAACTAGTAAAGCTCTCGAGTCTTGAACTCTGTTAATTTCCCACGcttcacaaaaaaacaaaaccaaaacgaAAAGAAGGTGATCACCACAACTGCCATTGATGCCCAGCCCGATATCCTCAGCCCAGGGTGCATAGAGCTCTACCCAATTCCCACCCGGTTACGCGATTGCCCCCCCTGCTTTGGAGAGATCCCCTACCTTCAGGCGCCAGCTGTCTTCTCTGAAATGGAAGAGGCGATCAGAGCCGTGGAAGAGATCGTGGGGTACAAGTTCAAGGAAAAGACGCTCTTAAAAGAGGCCCTGACCCACCCATCCTACGCCGAGTCGCAGTCCTACCAGCGGCTCGAGTTCGTCGGCGACGCGGCGTTGGGGCTCGCGCTCTCAAACCACGTCTACCTGGCCTACCCTGACCTCGACCCAGGCCAGCTCTCCCTCCTACGCGCCGCCAACATAAGCACCGAGAAGCTCGCGCGCGTCGCCGTCCGCCAAGGCCTCTACCGCCACTTCAGGCACAATGCCGTGGCTCTTCGCGATAAGGTTACCCTTTTTCGGCTTTCTATTAATTCTGGGGGTTTTTCTGTTTATTATGAGTTCGATGGATAGCGTTTCGAAAGTGCATGATTTTGTTGCTTTCAAAacgaaattttgttttgttaattcttgggttttttttttttttttttcttcgtagTATGAGTAGTTTGTGGGTCTGGGAGTACATAATTATATTTGGGTCTGTTCTATTACCTGAAATTTGTGGGTTTTGAGTGATGAGTTATCGGTTAGCTTTTTGAGAGGAATTTGCCTGGACGTGTATTCTGGGCTTGTTTTAAATCTTAGAATTTGAGcaaaaaaattggttgttgaTTTGTTCAACGCaattggttttgttttatttttataggttCAAGACTTTGTTGATGCAGTCAATGCGGAAGATGATACGGTTGTGTATGGTGGAGTGGTAAAAGCCCCGAAAATTCTTGCGGACATTGTAGAGTCTGTGGCGGCTGCTATATACGTTGATGTTAATTTCGACCTGCAAACATTCTGGGTGGTGTGTATTTAAcccttcgtttttttttttttttttttttttcacttaattCAAAGGAAAATATGATCTTggtttttctgttcttttttcttcttgtttggaGCTTTTCCTCTCTATCTGTTATATATATGTCTTGCTCtgtttgtataaattaaaagGCATTGTTTGTTGAACCTGTGTAGATTTTTAGGGGTCTCTTGGAGCCTATTATCACGCAAAAAGACTTGCAGCAACAACCACAGCCCGTTACAATGTTGTTTGAGCTGTGTCAGAAGCAGGGTAAGCATGTTGACATTAGGCATTGGAGAAAAGGGGCAAAGAATATTGCTAGTATATATGTTGATGGCAGGTTTGTTGCCTCGGGTTCTTCTGAGCAGAAGGAAATCGCAAAGCTTAATGCAGCAAAGCAAGCTTTGAGTAAGTTATCGCAATCTATCCCCACTAACCCTGGGATGCTTGAATTTTCTGTACGGCTCGATGGGTCATTTGAGATCGAAGGTGCAAAACAAATGTTACATGAGCTTTGTGGCAAGAAAAAGTGGCCTAAACCTACTTACAGGTAGGACCTCCTTTATCATGAACCGAGAATAATTGGaagatgtgtgtgtgtgtgtgtgtgtggcaTTATCTTATCTAGTTTGTATTATGGTTGACTTCTGCTGGTGTCAAGGATATTATTCCCCCCCTATTACTTACAAATTGGAGTTTTATTTTGAAGATGTTTGCTCTAGTAGATGCATACTAAAGTTAGGCTATGAACATTGTAGAATAGAATTAGTTCATTGCATACTAAAGTTATGGTAGCCTTAATTTCCTTGTGACACATTGGATaaagttgaatttttatttcagGACACTACACTTTTTCCATCTATGGCATGGTGCGAGTTTGATTTGCTAACCGGTGGTTTAGAAAGTTTGCACTTTGTCTGCGTGAGATCCATCCCATTACATCCGTCAAACTTTGCTGTCAAAGTATGTATGTGCTAATCATGTGCTTTGAGAAATTGTGGCATTTTACCCACTTGTAGCTTAGAAAATAAACACTTCACCAATCAGTggtttagaaaagaaaagaaaaaaaaaaaaaaaagactttttacCCATCTGTGATTCTGTGGTGCATACAATTTTTGACTGCAGAGTAATGTTTAtggacaaaataaaaaggaaattaatggAGTAAACCTTGAgtgggtaaagtgtcacttttgaACACAGGTTTTGAAACCTAACCCATCACATACCACAGGTGGGTAAAGTCATTTTATTAGTTTTCTGTGTGCTCTTCATTATTTGATGATGGACCCAGGGGTTACAATGACAGGAAATATGTATACTGATCTGTGTCGCAGGTCATGTTCACATCAACTAGTGATTTTGTTCTATTAAATGTCAACACTC
This genomic interval from Corylus avellana chromosome ca3, CavTom2PMs-1.0 contains the following:
- the LOC132176167 gene encoding ribonuclease 3-like protein 2, encoding MEEAIRAVEEIVGYKFKEKTLLKEALTHPSYAESQSYQRLEFVGDAALGLALSNHVYLAYPDLDPGQLSLLRAANISTEKLARVAVRQGLYRHFRHNAVALRDKVQDFVDAVNAEDDTVVYGGVVKAPKILADIVESVAAAIYVDVNFDLQTFWVIFRGLLEPIITQKDLQQQPQPVTMLFELCQKQGKHVDIRHWRKGAKNIASIYVDGRFVASGSSEQKEIAKLNAAKQALSKLSQSIPTNPGMLEFSVRLDGSFEIEGAKQMLHELCGKKKWPKPTYSIEKDTGLPHDKKFVYSVQIPTVDGVLSMQGDERSRRKEAENSAASYLIRALKESNCL